In Ignavibacteriales bacterium, a single window of DNA contains:
- a CDS encoding DUF1684 domain-containing protein codes for MKNIFFILIVVWGILSGCGKNSNSSHNFSTEDSSRIVQEIIHHRAEVDSAFRSEPSSPFNQDSSIHFTGIKWFPPNLKCYFSSKLNRYPLTEVVTVLGTKGDEREYAKYGYFKFLYSGKEYRINVYKFTSKDTARYKIYKNYLSVWFTDETTGKETYQVGRYIDVGEEKTDPNHLYTLDFNSAYNPYCAYSARYSCAIPRKEDHLPFKVYAGEMKYHE; via the coding sequence GTCGGGATGCGGCAAAAATTCAAATTCAAGTCATAATTTTAGCACCGAAGACAGTTCGCGAATTGTTCAGGAGATTATTCATCACAGAGCCGAAGTCGATTCCGCATTCAGAAGCGAACCATCATCCCCTTTCAACCAGGATTCTTCAATCCATTTTACCGGAATCAAATGGTTTCCACCAAATCTGAAGTGCTACTTTTCCTCTAAGTTAAACCGATATCCGTTAACCGAGGTTGTAACCGTTCTAGGAACAAAAGGAGATGAGCGTGAGTATGCTAAATACGGCTACTTCAAGTTTTTATATTCAGGTAAAGAGTATCGAATTAACGTTTATAAATTCACTTCCAAAGACACAGCAAGATATAAGATATATAAAAACTACCTCTCGGTTTGGTTTACAGATGAAACAACCGGAAAAGAAACATATCAGGTTGGCAGGTATATTGATGTTGGAGAAGAAAAAACCGACCCCAATCATCTTTACACTTTAGACTTCAACAGCGCATATAATCCATACTGCGCTTACAGCGCGCGTTACTCTTGCGCCATTCCGCGGAAAGAAGATCATCTTCCTTTCAAAGTTTATGCGGGTGAGATGAAATATCACGAATGA
- a CDS encoding T9SS type A sorting domain-containing protein — protein MKQLTVVLVVVFLFFLDFNIGNSQGTIAFVDSFNQGNSNEWTWQTGSWTFADGILSTGTVAGHHFLIEPQYIFSNFTFQVDVMKIDDGDAEHPGLVFRWMNDTMNYVFRINGVGSQSWIQLARDMDNRDHNSQIISTVPWFTNENNNRMYKGVWYTMKVRTDSTQIKCKVWRTSDLEPSTWNLDVTDSQYALGKIGLEYYTGSHQYDNVVVIGEGNLVNDVSEEIHPSPVTFALAQNYPNPFNPSTTISYQLPTRSHVTLRVFDLLGREVAMLVNRIEESGDRSVTFDASRLLSGVYYYRLQARPTDGGQAGNFTSVKKLLLLK, from the coding sequence ATGAAGCAATTAACAGTTGTTTTAGTTGTAGTATTTCTTTTTTTTCTCGATTTCAATATCGGAAATAGTCAGGGCACAATTGCGTTTGTGGACAGTTTCAATCAAGGGAATTCAAATGAATGGACTTGGCAAACAGGTTCATGGACTTTTGCAGATGGGATCCTTTCAACTGGGACAGTTGCAGGCCACCATTTTCTCATCGAGCCTCAGTATATTTTTAGTAATTTTACATTCCAAGTAGATGTGATGAAGATCGACGACGGCGACGCAGAACATCCAGGTTTGGTGTTTCGTTGGATGAACGATACGATGAACTACGTTTTCCGCATCAACGGAGTCGGTTCGCAGTCTTGGATCCAGTTGGCCCGTGATATGGATAACCGCGATCATAATTCACAAATTATCAGCACAGTTCCGTGGTTTACCAACGAGAACAATAATCGAATGTATAAAGGAGTTTGGTACACGATGAAGGTACGCACGGATAGCACACAAATCAAGTGCAAGGTCTGGCGGACTTCGGATCTGGAACCATCAACCTGGAATCTTGATGTGACCGACAGTCAATATGCACTGGGTAAAATTGGTTTGGAGTATTACACGGGTTCTCACCAATATGATAACGTTGTTGTAATCGGAGAAGGTAATCTGGTAAATGATGTGTCTGAGGAGATTCACCCAAGCCCTGTGACCTTTGCTCTTGCACAAAATTATCCTAATCCATTCAACCCGAGCACAACAATCAGCTATCAATTGCCGACGCGAAGCCACGTAACGCTCAGGGTCTTTGATCTGCTTGGAAGGGAAGTTGCGATGCTGGTGAATCGTATCGAGGAATCAGGAGATAGGTCGGTGACGTTTGATGCGAGCAGATTATTAAGTGGTGTTTATTACTACCGTCTACAAGCCCGCCCAACAGATGGCGGGCAGGCAGGCAACTTCACATCTGTGAAAAAATTATTGCTGCTTAAGTAA
- a CDS encoding DUF4065 domain-containing protein: MPTTKDILLQILEESSIQHTSFGKTQLVKLLYLTEVEYYRNYNERLTDLEWLFYHYGPYALAIDDILNERDFVQTKAKIKNEKNLILIKVAEGLSRYKSEVDTKVSLIIKKIVGQWKDRLLEDLLDYVYFETEPMEAVDKRGDVLDFTTIKKETNKVVIPLKASKETEQRVAELRKRIAPTLKRLSEQRVTEKHEGKEYQKAIEAWDEEEQVDAESLRHLKIIIKP, from the coding sequence ATGCCAACAACTAAAGATATATTGCTTCAGATTCTCGAAGAATCATCAATTCAACATACATCGTTTGGGAAAACACAGCTTGTAAAATTACTCTACCTCACCGAAGTCGAATATTACAGAAATTACAACGAACGTTTGACCGATCTCGAGTGGCTTTTTTATCATTATGGTCCGTACGCTCTTGCAATAGATGACATTCTAAATGAAAGAGATTTTGTTCAGACAAAGGCGAAAATTAAGAATGAAAAGAACTTAATTCTAATTAAAGTTGCTGAAGGGTTAAGTCGGTATAAATCTGAAGTTGACACCAAAGTTAGTTTGATTATTAAAAAGATCGTTGGGCAGTGGAAAGATAGACTTCTTGAGGATCTGCTGGACTATGTATATTTTGAAACAGAACCGATGGAAGCGGTAGATAAGCGGGGGGATGTATTAGATTTCACAACAATAAAAAAGGAAACTAATAAGGTTGTAATTCCACTAAAAGCTTCGAAAGAAACTGAACAAAGAGTTGCGGAGTTGAGGAAGCGAATTGCCCCGACACTCAAAAGACTTAGTGAACAAAGGGTAACAGAAAAACACGAGGGTAAGGAATACCAGAAAGCTATTGAAGCATGGGATGAAGAGGAACAGGTTGATGCGGAATCGTTACGACATCTAAAGATAATAATCAAACCATAA
- a CDS encoding ATP-binding protein produces MSTQLKRIANVATVTSGNITAVFADDVASAASPSDVIGKLGSYVMIPSGDRSIIGTISSTRYHDLSAADDKLSLKPAKKIIEIQLIGTLTDGRFTRGVSSFPVLGSPVYLAASEDLKSIFATYRHSNFSVGSLSIMDEERFFLEPNKFFAKHIALFGSTGSGKSCTTASIIQKIHKFENAHVILLDLHGEYEPAFKDQGNIIKITELELPYWLMNFDELCETFIDEDDPHSHNQMMIMKDAVLDSKRGKNLNLKEFLTIDTPVYFDFLEVSARMRSLDTERTLGGKEGPFYGQFTRFLVRLESKIQDKRYEFLFKPKKYRSSETFSELLTQLFGIVNNKQVTVLDLSRVPFDVINVLVSLLGRIIFDFNLWNQNRQNFPVLIVFEEAHTYLSSQGRSVAARKTVERISKEGRKYGVSCMIVSQRPSEISETITAQCNNFIALRLLNPNDQNYVRKLVPDALASLIDVLPTLGQGEAFIIGDAVAIPARVQIDMPSPAPASGDIKFFNKWLKKEADTSVPDVVNNWWKQIRS; encoded by the coding sequence ATGAGCACACAACTAAAACGAATCGCAAATGTTGCAACTGTTACGAGCGGAAACATAACCGCCGTATTCGCAGATGATGTAGCTTCTGCAGCTTCACCAAGCGATGTAATAGGCAAACTGGGTTCATACGTCATGATCCCGAGCGGCGATCGATCTATTATCGGTACAATATCGTCGACACGTTACCACGATCTATCGGCGGCAGACGACAAGCTGTCACTCAAGCCGGCAAAGAAAATTATAGAAATCCAGTTAATCGGCACTCTAACCGACGGCAGATTCACACGCGGAGTTTCGTCATTCCCCGTTCTCGGCTCTCCTGTTTATCTTGCCGCTTCTGAAGATTTAAAAAGCATTTTTGCCACCTATCGGCATAGCAACTTCTCGGTTGGTTCTCTTTCGATCATGGACGAAGAAAGATTTTTTCTCGAACCGAATAAATTTTTCGCTAAACATATAGCTCTCTTCGGCTCCACCGGCTCCGGTAAATCGTGCACAACCGCCTCCATCATCCAGAAAATCCATAAGTTCGAAAATGCGCACGTCATTCTTCTCGATCTTCACGGCGAGTATGAACCTGCCTTCAAAGATCAGGGCAACATCATCAAGATAACCGAGCTTGAGCTTCCATACTGGCTGATGAATTTCGATGAACTGTGCGAAACATTCATCGATGAAGACGATCCTCATTCGCACAATCAGATGATGATTATGAAAGATGCCGTACTCGATTCGAAGCGCGGTAAGAATCTCAACCTGAAAGAATTTTTAACAATAGATACGCCTGTATATTTCGATTTCCTCGAAGTTTCGGCGAGAATGCGCTCGCTGGATACCGAAAGAACTTTAGGCGGCAAAGAAGGTCCTTTCTACGGTCAGTTCACCCGTTTCCTCGTCCGTCTTGAAAGTAAAATTCAGGATAAGCGTTACGAATTCTTATTCAAACCTAAAAAATACAGATCGTCTGAAACTTTTTCAGAGTTGCTCACACAGCTATTCGGAATTGTGAACAACAAACAGGTTACAGTTTTAGATTTAAGCCGAGTGCCTTTCGATGTCATCAATGTTCTCGTATCGTTATTAGGCAGGATTATTTTCGATTTCAATTTGTGGAATCAAAACCGACAAAACTTCCCTGTGCTGATTGTGTTCGAAGAAGCGCATACATATTTATCTTCGCAGGGGCGCAGTGTTGCCGCGCGTAAAACGGTTGAGCGCATCTCGAAGGAAGGAAGAAAATACGGCGTCAGTTGCATGATTGTAAGTCAGAGACCTTCCGAAATTTCCGAAACAATAACGGCACAGTGCAATAATTTCATAGCGTTGCGTTTGTTGAATCCGAACGATCAGAATTACGTCCGCAAGCTTGTTCCCGACGCGCTGGCAAGTTTAATAGATGTACTGCCAACCTTAGGACAGGGTGAAGCATTTATTATTGGCGACGCGGTTGCAATACCAGCGCGTGTACAAATTGATATGCCCTCCCCGGCACCTGCAAGCGGTGATATAAAGTTCTTCAATAAATGGTTAAAGAAAGAAGCCGACACCAGCGTTCCTGATGTGGTGAACAATTGGTGGAAGCAGATTAGATCGTAA
- a CDS encoding DUF3320 domain-containing protein, which translates to MDIQVQIEFARKNLLDLTMRNRLLNFRPTKARSIRAINEIPREVYDLLVLQERMMEFQPQKQRDNISENGSSESLFGEKEKNGSSDEGLTELWHLPITTTEVADRHLDRYLQTDLDSEGLQKRLFYISQQARSVFEEQGYTVLFLALGFLEWKESPDAIEMRRAPLILVPVELERTDVRKSYRLKWNEEDIYSNISLSAKLVEQGIILPFFEMPEGKTDIDQYFVAVSNAISTMADWKVVNEICLDFFSFTKFVMYKDLDSKSWPTEESLTQHPLIKAILSPSGDVTHRVGFNVEEVDQKIQWKTTYHILDADPYQIAVIEDVKAGHNLVVEGPPGTGKSQTIANAIAELLANGKTVLFVSEKMAALEVVKSRLDHAGLGEFCLELHSRKANKREVLKELERTLQVGTTHTGDQGMDFQLHEDLKNKLNGYAHALGEPIGNIQLSPFALYQMKEKSLRHFKHSGMTIPRAKISSPEKCTIEEWSLAQTRLNDLASSYSLVKPVSKNVWRGCNPPIILPSDEYEIGNLIEKCIVGLNKLASVAQEFSEKSGIRRPGCLGDIQDVVSNSIIVASAPKIERIILENREWDSLKEQAQSIINDLQEFQKQWAIALSCFKENSLDHDLQSLLHDYKIESKHIFRFINKKYWYLKREIAGLCECRPFKKRQQIIEHLEQLIIVQHLQTRVASHEITARKLFGSLWKGRQTNTETLSTFADWIVGFRASLNAGTATTNALSIIEKGVNRLEIEKVYKLLLDSVIDLEVQLDNLKTRIGLNYLLAFSNERDNIQFGILKSRLTELSRNTHTLHTWSQFMRYRNACIETVAASAVPLVDSDSIMPDSLVSCFEGNFADDLLRFAFDQKSDLADFIGKLHEQNIKRFSEVDQLLITTNRKRLVSKLQKNKPIVYGGARGSEVGVLLGEFSRKRSHMPIRKLMIRSGTLIQKLKPCFMMSPLSIAQFLDPRTVQFDVIIFDEASQVKPEDALGALLRGGQLIVMGDTRQLPPTNFFSHLIGEGTEEEETEEATVADVESILHQCKRAFPMKSLNWHYRSRHESLIAVSNREFYDNSLLIFPSSIGKDDDLGLHFVHLPNGVYDRGKSGVNRIEARSVAEAAVHHFKKHPTKSLGIGTFNIKQQQAIQEEVELQLRHNPEMEEYFRSGRDEHFFVKNLETIQGDERDVIFISVGFGFDEVRKLSQNFGPLNHDGGHRRLNVLTTRAREKCVVFSNFKASDLNIEVDTPFGVRALKSFLAFAENRKIIGTQGPSADTDSPFEDSVFEFLTSKGYIVSKQVGCASFRIDLAVVDRKNLGRYILGIECDGAKYHSSTVARDRDRLRQQVLEGLGWKIHRIWSTDWYRNRIEVQDRLIAVVREAANELDSSGVIKKGQTSNSEIEPIVVISPNSTYRNFSIPNIEELATPYQVCQSLGIQIGGDLHKQSARYLANAVVNVVIVEAPVHFDEVVRRIRMLWGLGRAGQRINSIVKDATKHAVNAGLIKLKNGFLWSSKEQNPVLVRRRIDDPLPRIELICNEEIAEAIRVVLRHQFSTNSGEVVTQVAHLFGIQSIHDKTAERIEYILKDLMMNNEVEYVSDGIVRLAVGK; encoded by the coding sequence ATGGATATACAAGTACAAATAGAATTTGCAAGAAAGAATCTTCTTGACCTTACGATGAGGAATCGCCTTCTCAATTTCAGGCCCACAAAGGCGAGGTCCATTAGGGCTATAAACGAAATTCCCCGTGAAGTTTATGACCTTCTCGTACTTCAAGAAAGGATGATGGAATTCCAACCACAGAAACAACGCGACAACATTTCTGAGAATGGTTCAAGCGAATCGTTGTTTGGTGAAAAGGAAAAAAATGGATCATCGGATGAGGGGCTTACCGAGCTCTGGCATTTACCAATTACCACGACTGAAGTAGCAGACCGCCATCTTGATCGTTATCTACAAACCGATTTGGACTCCGAGGGATTGCAAAAAAGATTATTCTACATCAGCCAACAGGCACGATCTGTTTTTGAGGAACAAGGGTATACCGTATTGTTCTTGGCTCTTGGTTTCTTAGAATGGAAAGAGTCTCCTGATGCAATTGAAATGAGAAGAGCTCCCCTCATACTTGTTCCAGTCGAACTTGAAAGAACGGATGTTAGGAAATCTTACCGACTGAAATGGAATGAGGAAGATATTTATTCAAACATTTCGTTGAGTGCAAAGCTTGTAGAACAAGGAATTATTTTACCATTCTTTGAAATGCCTGAAGGAAAGACCGATATAGATCAATACTTTGTAGCAGTCTCCAATGCTATTTCAACTATGGCCGACTGGAAAGTGGTGAATGAGATTTGTCTTGATTTCTTTAGTTTCACAAAATTTGTGATGTATAAGGATCTAGATTCGAAGTCTTGGCCTACAGAAGAATCACTTACTCAGCATCCTCTCATCAAGGCGATTCTTTCTCCTTCAGGAGATGTGACCCATAGGGTCGGGTTCAATGTGGAAGAGGTAGATCAGAAAATACAATGGAAAACCACTTACCATATTCTCGATGCTGATCCCTATCAAATTGCTGTTATTGAAGACGTTAAAGCCGGTCATAATCTTGTTGTTGAAGGACCCCCTGGAACTGGCAAATCCCAAACAATTGCAAACGCCATTGCTGAGCTACTTGCAAATGGCAAGACTGTCTTGTTTGTCAGTGAGAAAATGGCCGCGCTTGAAGTTGTGAAGAGCCGATTAGATCATGCCGGATTGGGGGAATTTTGTCTGGAGCTACATAGCCGTAAGGCCAATAAGAGGGAGGTGCTTAAAGAACTAGAAAGAACTCTCCAAGTTGGTACGACTCATACCGGCGATCAAGGAATGGACTTTCAATTACATGAAGATCTCAAGAACAAGTTGAATGGATATGCTCATGCTCTAGGGGAGCCGATCGGCAATATCCAACTCTCGCCATTCGCTCTATACCAAATGAAGGAGAAGAGCCTAAGACATTTCAAGCATTCAGGGATGACAATACCTAGAGCCAAGATTTCTTCGCCAGAGAAATGTACCATTGAGGAATGGTCATTAGCCCAAACTCGTTTGAACGACTTAGCATCTTCTTACTCTCTTGTTAAGCCAGTCTCAAAAAATGTATGGCGAGGGTGTAACCCTCCGATTATCCTGCCATCTGATGAATATGAAATTGGTAATCTGATTGAGAAATGTATTGTAGGATTAAATAAACTTGCCTCTGTTGCGCAAGAGTTTTCAGAAAAGAGCGGTATCAGAAGACCTGGTTGCCTTGGTGATATCCAAGATGTTGTTTCAAATTCCATCATAGTAGCTTCTGCACCGAAAATAGAACGCATAATTCTTGAAAACCGTGAGTGGGATTCATTAAAAGAGCAAGCACAGTCAATTATCAACGATCTACAGGAATTCCAGAAACAATGGGCTATAGCACTATCCTGTTTCAAGGAAAATTCGTTAGATCATGATCTTCAATCGTTGCTACATGATTATAAGATTGAATCAAAGCACATATTCAGATTTATCAATAAAAAGTATTGGTACTTAAAACGTGAAATTGCGGGATTATGCGAATGTCGACCTTTCAAAAAACGGCAACAGATAATCGAGCATCTCGAGCAACTGATTATAGTACAACACCTCCAGACTCGAGTTGCCTCTCATGAAATAACAGCACGTAAGCTATTTGGTTCTCTATGGAAAGGTAGACAAACAAATACTGAAACTCTATCTACATTCGCAGATTGGATCGTCGGTTTCCGTGCATCCTTAAATGCAGGGACAGCAACAACTAATGCTCTGTCCATTATTGAAAAAGGAGTTAACAGGCTTGAGATAGAAAAAGTATACAAACTTCTTTTGGATTCAGTTATTGATCTGGAAGTTCAATTAGACAACCTAAAGACACGCATCGGATTGAATTATTTGTTGGCATTTTCAAATGAGCGAGACAATATACAGTTCGGAATACTCAAATCCCGTCTAACAGAATTGTCAAGGAACACGCATACACTACACACATGGTCTCAGTTCATGCGTTATAGGAATGCGTGCATTGAAACAGTTGCAGCCTCTGCTGTGCCACTTGTGGATTCAGATTCGATTATGCCTGATAGTTTGGTTTCTTGTTTTGAAGGAAATTTTGCTGATGATCTTCTACGATTTGCTTTTGATCAAAAATCTGATCTTGCTGATTTCATTGGAAAATTACATGAGCAAAACATCAAGCGCTTTTCGGAAGTTGACCAATTGCTTATAACTACGAATCGAAAGCGTCTCGTTAGCAAGCTTCAGAAGAATAAACCAATTGTATATGGTGGTGCCAGAGGTTCAGAGGTTGGAGTGCTTCTTGGAGAGTTTAGTCGAAAGCGTAGCCATATGCCAATCCGCAAGCTTATGATTAGGAGTGGAACTCTAATTCAAAAACTGAAACCTTGTTTTATGATGAGTCCACTTTCTATTGCTCAATTTCTTGATCCGCGAACAGTACAGTTTGATGTTATTATTTTTGATGAAGCAAGCCAGGTAAAACCAGAGGATGCGCTCGGCGCCTTGCTTCGTGGGGGACAGCTTATTGTCATGGGAGATACAAGGCAACTTCCACCTACGAACTTCTTCAGCCACCTAATCGGTGAGGGTACAGAGGAAGAAGAGACCGAAGAAGCAACGGTAGCAGATGTAGAGAGTATCCTTCATCAATGTAAAAGAGCTTTCCCAATGAAGTCCTTGAATTGGCACTATCGTAGCCGGCATGAATCACTAATTGCTGTCTCCAACCGAGAATTCTACGATAATTCTCTCCTTATATTTCCTTCGTCGATTGGTAAGGATGATGATCTTGGGTTACATTTTGTGCATTTACCAAATGGAGTCTATGATCGCGGAAAGAGTGGTGTCAACCGAATTGAGGCAAGGTCTGTAGCTGAGGCGGCTGTCCACCACTTCAAAAAACATCCAACAAAGAGTTTGGGAATCGGCACCTTTAATATTAAACAACAGCAAGCCATACAGGAAGAAGTAGAATTGCAACTTCGTCATAATCCTGAGATGGAAGAGTATTTTAGAAGTGGACGAGATGAACATTTCTTTGTGAAAAATCTTGAAACGATTCAAGGCGATGAGCGGGATGTTATTTTTATAAGTGTAGGTTTCGGTTTTGATGAAGTGCGAAAGTTATCACAAAACTTTGGACCATTGAATCATGATGGTGGCCACCGCAGGCTAAATGTTCTTACAACACGTGCACGAGAGAAGTGTGTGGTTTTTTCCAATTTCAAGGCGTCAGATCTAAACATTGAGGTAGATACACCGTTTGGTGTCAGAGCACTGAAATCATTCTTAGCATTTGCTGAGAATCGCAAAATAATTGGCACTCAGGGACCATCTGCGGACACCGATTCACCTTTCGAGGACTCTGTGTTTGAATTCCTCACAAGTAAAGGATACATTGTTAGCAAGCAGGTAGGCTGTGCATCGTTCAGAATTGATCTAGCCGTTGTTGACAGGAAGAATCTAGGACGGTACATACTCGGTATTGAGTGCGACGGCGCCAAATATCACTCCTCGACAGTTGCTCGGGATCGTGATAGATTAAGGCAACAAGTGCTTGAGGGCCTCGGTTGGAAAATCCATCGAATTTGGTCAACGGATTGGTATCGCAACCGAATTGAGGTTCAAGATCGTCTGATAGCCGTTGTCAGGGAAGCTGCTAATGAACTGGATAGTTCAGGAGTGATTAAGAAAGGACAGACAAGCAATTCAGAGATCGAACCAATTGTGGTAATATCGCCAAATAGCACATATCGAAATTTTTCAATTCCTAATATTGAAGAACTTGCGACTCCTTATCAGGTTTGCCAGTCGTTAGGGATTCAGATAGGTGGGGATCTGCACAAACAATCAGCTAGATACTTGGCAAATGCAGTTGTTAATGTTGTAATAGTTGAAGCACCGGTACATTTTGATGAGGTAGTTCGCCGTATTCGAATGCTGTGGGGTTTAGGCCGGGCTGGTCAACGTATCAATTCCATTGTCAAAGATGCTACGAAGCACGCTGTAAATGCTGGTTTGATAAAATTGAAGAACGGGTTCTTATGGTCATCTAAAGAACAAAATCCTGTTTTAGTACGAAGGAGGATCGATGATCCTTTGCCTCGTATTGAGTTAATATGTAATGAAGAAATAGCAGAAGCAATCAGGGTAGTGTTACGCCATCAATTTTCCACAAACAGCGGTGAGGTTGTCACACAAGTCGCTCACTTGTTCGGAATTCAATCAATTCATGATAAGACAGCGGAACGAATAGAATACATATTGAAAGATCTCATGATGAATAATGAAGTGGAATATGTTTCCGACGGAATCGTTCGACTAGCAGTGGGAAAATAA
- a CDS encoding serine/threonine-protein phosphatase encodes MQLRKLYRTIEKIASRPFTTEEELLQHVIHEIVQNEEINLKGGRIWKFDAKSASYELFYQEGDIELIKERYRIKLKEYPIFLELPKLRTVLGSEQDWYLKQRGILKYSATGIGEKIQWRGNTLYRYVMAFNADDLDESLTNTLNIISAALSTVLRTKKIERDAKVLERDLDKASEIQKSILPQHEMKFHSFDVYGVSIPDRIVGGDFFDYLQSETDDERIAVVVGDAASKGFSAAAQALYTSGALRMGFDYQTKISSLLQRINKLLNKTFSEEHFVSLVYTELTDDKNGLIIYANCGHNNPILLRNNSETTEYIETTGQMLGPFPNENFRTENFHMDHGDILLLYTDGIVEATNEQGDFYGEERLIRLLIASRSLTPKEITLKILEDVQLFNSLGTHTDDKTLVTIRRN; translated from the coding sequence ATGCAACTGAGAAAATTATACAGAACAATTGAAAAAATCGCTTCCCGCCCATTCACCACCGAGGAAGAATTGCTTCAACATGTAATCCATGAAATCGTTCAGAACGAAGAAATAAATTTAAAAGGCGGACGCATCTGGAAGTTTGACGCCAAAAGCGCGAGCTATGAATTATTCTATCAGGAAGGCGATATTGAGCTGATAAAAGAACGATATAGGATTAAACTGAAAGAGTATCCTATCTTCCTCGAATTACCGAAACTTCGAACAGTTTTAGGAAGCGAGCAAGATTGGTACCTGAAACAACGCGGGATATTGAAATATTCGGCAACAGGTATCGGTGAAAAAATTCAATGGCGCGGAAATACACTCTACCGTTATGTAATGGCATTCAACGCCGATGATTTGGATGAAAGTTTAACCAACACTCTGAATATCATAAGCGCGGCTTTGAGCACCGTACTTCGCACCAAAAAAATTGAACGAGATGCTAAAGTGCTGGAACGCGATCTCGATAAAGCGAGTGAAATTCAAAAAAGCATATTGCCTCAGCACGAAATGAAATTCCATTCATTCGATGTATATGGAGTGTCAATTCCCGATCGGATTGTGGGCGGCGACTTCTTCGATTATCTTCAATCGGAAACAGATGATGAACGAATCGCTGTTGTTGTAGGCGATGCCGCAAGCAAAGGATTTTCAGCCGCGGCGCAGGCGCTCTACACCTCGGGCGCTCTCAGAATGGGCTTCGATTATCAAACTAAAATCTCATCCCTTCTGCAGCGAATCAATAAACTTCTGAATAAAACCTTTTCAGAAGAACATTTCGTATCACTCGTTTACACTGAATTAACCGACGATAAAAACGGACTGATAATATACGCGAACTGCGGCCATAATAATCCCATCCTGCTACGGAATAATTCTGAAACAACGGAATATATTGAAACAACAGGTCAGATGCTTGGACCTTTCCCGAATGAAAATTTCCGGACAGAGAATTTTCACATGGATCACGGCGACATCCTTCTCCTTTACACGGATGGAATTGTTGAAGCCACTAACGAACAAGGCGATTTTTACGGCGAAGAACGCTTGATCAGGTTGTTGATTGCATCACGTTCTCTTACCCCGAAAGAAATTACATTGAAAATACTTGAAGATGTTCAATTATTTAATAGTTTAGGCACACATACTGATGATAAAACTCTTGTTACAATCAGGCGCAATTAA